In Rhodococcus sp. OK302, one genomic interval encodes:
- a CDS encoding alkaline phosphatase D family protein, whose translation MSVRPRNVSRRAVLTGLAALGGASLLPATAGASPLLRQAPDTVAGLIRNPEFGNGVMAGVPRTDGATLWTRVGGASGTGSAGSSSGSLGSSTGSLGSSSGSLGSLGSSTGSLGSAGSSSAAGGELALIVSTREDLSSPVLAERVQVREDADGTVHFDANGLTPGETYYYQFRGDGNESPVGRFRTLRPADSNEPVRIGWFTCQGYETGYYSAHRHLAAEDLDFVVCLGDYVYEFTGAGVRGLDTNPFPQNLEGMREKYRMYRTDADLQLMHSQHAFIPIWDDHEFRNNYSQDGWTFPVIAPIDTALGFQQKKQWAWQSWFEHMPVPRFSDDPLRTYRSLRVGKTVELFAPDSRQYRDVQPGGDVDHTVCADADAPGRTMLGATQKSWLLGGLTQSDAQWKVIANASMMMGMVTQDDGARGYYDTWDGYGAERTEILSTAAQSVENLVLVTGDDHDGWAGELWDTGFAPGTLSGEQGNTPGTQRAGVEFVVPSVTSPNTGDGGATGSSSGGNIPGARAEEISRRAKNPHVKHVDMVSHGYGVLSCDQNEARMQFRSVDKSDPNAGVTTTKTVRTPSGQSVIEAV comes from the coding sequence GTGTCAGTTCGTCCCCGCAATGTCTCCCGTCGCGCCGTCCTGACCGGCCTGGCCGCACTCGGTGGCGCCAGCTTGCTGCCCGCCACGGCGGGCGCGTCCCCCCTTCTGCGCCAGGCGCCGGACACTGTGGCGGGGTTGATCCGCAACCCTGAATTCGGCAACGGCGTCATGGCCGGCGTGCCCCGTACCGACGGCGCGACGCTGTGGACACGGGTCGGCGGTGCATCCGGCACCGGCAGCGCGGGAAGCAGTTCCGGCAGCTTGGGCAGCAGCACGGGCAGCCTGGGCAGCAGTTCCGGCAGCTTGGGGAGCTTAGGCAGCAGCACCGGCAGCTTGGGCAGTGCCGGGAGCAGCAGCGCAGCCGGCGGCGAACTGGCATTGATCGTGTCCACGCGTGAGGACCTGTCCAGCCCGGTACTCGCCGAGCGCGTGCAGGTTCGCGAAGATGCCGACGGCACAGTGCATTTCGACGCCAACGGGCTGACCCCGGGCGAGACCTACTACTACCAGTTCCGCGGCGACGGAAACGAGTCGCCGGTCGGTCGCTTCCGGACGCTGCGGCCCGCCGATTCCAACGAGCCGGTCCGCATCGGCTGGTTCACCTGTCAGGGCTATGAGACGGGCTACTACAGTGCGCATCGGCACCTCGCCGCGGAGGATCTCGACTTCGTCGTGTGCCTCGGCGACTACGTATACGAGTTCACCGGGGCGGGTGTTCGGGGCCTTGACACCAACCCGTTCCCGCAGAACCTCGAGGGCATGCGCGAGAAGTACCGCATGTACCGCACGGACGCGGACCTGCAGCTGATGCACAGCCAGCACGCCTTCATCCCGATCTGGGACGACCACGAGTTCCGAAACAACTACAGCCAGGACGGCTGGACCTTCCCGGTGATCGCGCCGATCGATACCGCGCTCGGATTCCAGCAGAAGAAGCAGTGGGCGTGGCAGTCGTGGTTCGAGCACATGCCGGTGCCGCGCTTCTCCGACGACCCACTGCGGACGTACCGCTCGCTGCGGGTAGGCAAGACAGTGGAACTGTTTGCCCCGGACAGCCGGCAGTACCGCGACGTGCAACCGGGCGGCGACGTCGACCACACCGTTTGCGCAGACGCCGACGCTCCGGGCCGGACCATGTTGGGTGCGACGCAGAAGAGTTGGCTGCTGGGCGGCCTGACCCAGTCCGACGCGCAGTGGAAGGTCATTGCGAACGCCAGCATGATGATGGGCATGGTGACCCAGGACGACGGCGCCCGCGGTTACTACGACACTTGGGACGGGTACGGCGCCGAGCGAACCGAGATCCTGTCCACCGCGGCCCAGTCGGTCGAGAACCTGGTCCTGGTCACCGGCGACGACCACGACGGGTGGGCCGGCGAGCTCTGGGACACCGGGTTCGCGCCGGGCACGCTCAGCGGTGAGCAGGGAAACACGCCGGGAACCCAGCGTGCAGGCGTCGAGTTCGTCGTTCCGTCAGTCACTTCCCCGAATACCGGGGACGGCGGCGCGACCGGCAGTAGCAGCGGCGGCAACATCCCGGGTGCACGCGCCGAGGAGATCAGCCGGCGGGCCAAGAACCCGCACGTCAAGCATGTCGACATGGTCAGCCACGGCTACGGCGTCCTCTCGTGCGACCAGAACGAGGCGCGCATGCAGTTCCGCTCCGTCGACAAATCAGACCCTAATGCGGGCGTGACGACGACGAAAACCGTCCGGACGCCGAGTGGGCAGTCGGTAATCGAAGCCGTGTGA
- a CDS encoding HAD-IIA family hydrolase produces MTKTADQTQWTYLMDMDGVLVHEEHLVPGADVFLAELASNEIPYMVLTNNSIRTPRDLRARLLNSGLDIPEKSIWTSALATATFLGNQRPHGSAYVVGESGLTTALHDIGYVLTDSDPDYVVLGETRTYSFEAITTAIRLVERGSRFIATNPDATGPSRDGSLPATGSVAALITKATGREPYYVGKPNALMMRSALRAIGAHSANTLMIGDRMDTDIVCGLEAGLQTILVMTGISTRASVELFPYRPTIVLESVADLVGTTTDPFREAANNS; encoded by the coding sequence ATGACCAAGACCGCGGATCAAACCCAGTGGACCTACCTGATGGACATGGACGGAGTTCTTGTCCACGAAGAGCACTTGGTGCCCGGTGCGGACGTCTTCCTCGCGGAGTTGGCATCAAACGAGATTCCGTACATGGTGCTCACCAACAATTCCATCAGGACACCGCGAGACCTGCGCGCCCGCTTGCTCAATTCCGGCCTCGACATCCCCGAGAAATCGATCTGGACATCTGCACTTGCGACGGCCACATTCCTCGGCAACCAGCGACCTCACGGCAGTGCGTATGTCGTCGGCGAATCCGGTTTGACGACAGCCCTCCACGACATCGGATATGTCCTGACCGACAGCGATCCCGATTACGTCGTGTTGGGTGAGACGCGCACCTATTCGTTCGAGGCGATCACGACGGCCATCAGGCTCGTCGAGCGAGGTTCACGATTTATCGCCACCAATCCGGACGCCACCGGACCCTCACGCGACGGTTCCCTCCCGGCCACAGGTTCCGTCGCGGCCCTCATCACCAAGGCCACGGGGCGCGAACCGTACTACGTCGGTAAGCCGAACGCCCTCATGATGCGGTCGGCGCTGCGGGCGATCGGGGCTCATTCCGCCAATACCTTGATGATCGGTGATCGGATGGACACCGACATCGTGTGCGGTCTGGAAGCCGGACTGCAGACGATTCTTGTGATGACCGGAATTTCCACACGGGCTTCCGTGGAACTTTTCCCGTACCGGCCCACCATCGTGCTGGAATCTGTGGCCGACCTCGTCGGGACTACGACGGATCCGTTCCGTGAGGCCGCGAACAATTCCTGA
- a CDS encoding sulfite exporter TauE/SafE family protein: protein MSGLDAFIILLAGVGAGAINAVVGSGTLITFPTLVAFGMPPVTATMSNAVGLVAGGVSGTWGYRRELSGQWDRLRWQIPASFAGAVLGSWLLLHLPEKLFETIVPILLILALALVVLQPRIQAWAKKRSTAEMELSPTRLMLLTGGTFAVGIYGGYFTAAQGILLIGVMGAILPETLQRMNGAKNLLALIVNIVAAVMYTTLRFDQINWAAAGLIAVGSLAGGVLGARYGRRLSPTALRGTIVVVGLIGLWRLLA from the coding sequence GTGAGTGGACTCGACGCATTTATCATCCTGCTGGCCGGCGTAGGTGCGGGCGCAATCAACGCCGTCGTGGGAAGCGGAACCCTGATTACCTTCCCGACGCTCGTTGCATTCGGCATGCCTCCGGTAACCGCGACGATGTCCAATGCCGTCGGACTGGTTGCCGGCGGGGTGTCGGGAACCTGGGGATATCGACGCGAACTGTCGGGGCAATGGGATCGACTGCGCTGGCAGATTCCGGCGTCATTTGCGGGCGCTGTTCTGGGATCCTGGCTGCTACTGCATCTCCCCGAGAAACTGTTCGAAACAATCGTTCCGATTTTGCTGATCCTCGCTCTGGCACTGGTTGTTCTGCAGCCACGTATCCAGGCCTGGGCGAAGAAGCGCTCCACTGCCGAAATGGAACTCTCGCCCACACGGCTGATGCTTCTGACCGGCGGAACGTTTGCGGTCGGCATCTACGGCGGGTATTTCACCGCCGCGCAAGGCATTCTTCTGATAGGCGTGATGGGTGCCATCCTGCCCGAAACCTTGCAGCGAATGAACGGCGCCAAAAACCTACTCGCACTGATCGTCAATATCGTCGCAGCCGTCATGTACACGACCCTACGATTCGATCAAATCAACTGGGCTGCTGCGGGATTGATTGCCGTGGGGTCACTCGCCGGAGGAGTGCTCGGAGCCCGCTACGGTCGCCGACTCTCACCGACCGCGTTGCGCGGCACTATCGTCGTCGTCGGCTTGATCGGTCTGTGGCGTTTGCTCGCTTAA
- a CDS encoding amino acid ABC transporter permease — protein sequence MSAPTDVRPDESVAEQKLPDSELVVARTWHPFRWVISAIVLVLLAQFIHGLVVNPGWDWPTFAQYFTAKSVLAALWMTIKLTLWGTFLGFGLGVFLALGRLSKNPVLQVIAWTYIWAFRSIPLIVQLLFWFNITYLYQTLSLGIPFGPEFFTFQVSGVIGGFTAAVIGLALHQAAYSAEIIRSGIISVDHGQIEAAHSLGIPRSRQFFKIILPQAMRAILPNAANEVIGLFKGTSIVSTMAIAELFYQVQVIFGRNGRVVPLLMVATIWYIILTTLLSIGQYYVERHYARGSARALPLTPLQKVRNKFEEIRDARLDIPRGATR from the coding sequence GTGAGCGCACCCACTGATGTCCGTCCCGACGAGTCGGTAGCCGAACAGAAACTCCCGGATTCGGAGCTTGTAGTCGCTCGAACCTGGCATCCGTTTCGGTGGGTGATCAGCGCGATCGTGCTCGTTCTTCTTGCCCAGTTCATTCACGGACTTGTTGTCAATCCGGGCTGGGACTGGCCGACATTCGCCCAGTACTTCACCGCGAAATCGGTGCTGGCTGCGCTGTGGATGACGATCAAGCTGACGTTGTGGGGAACGTTCCTCGGGTTCGGCCTCGGTGTCTTCCTGGCGCTCGGCCGACTGTCGAAGAATCCTGTACTGCAGGTGATCGCCTGGACCTACATCTGGGCGTTCCGCTCGATTCCGCTGATCGTGCAGTTGCTCTTCTGGTTCAACATCACGTACCTCTACCAGACGCTTTCTCTCGGAATACCGTTCGGCCCGGAGTTCTTCACGTTCCAGGTCAGTGGTGTAATCGGTGGATTCACTGCAGCAGTAATAGGTTTGGCACTACACCAGGCTGCGTACTCGGCGGAGATCATCCGATCCGGCATCATCTCGGTAGATCACGGACAGATCGAAGCGGCCCATTCTCTCGGTATACCTCGCAGTCGACAGTTCTTCAAAATCATTCTGCCGCAGGCGATGCGGGCGATACTTCCCAACGCTGCCAATGAAGTGATCGGACTTTTCAAGGGCACGTCCATCGTCTCGACCATGGCGATCGCCGAGCTGTTCTATCAGGTGCAGGTCATCTTCGGGCGCAACGGCCGAGTGGTTCCACTGCTGATGGTCGCAACCATCTGGTACATCATTCTCACCACACTGCTGTCCATCGGCCAGTACTACGTCGAGAGGCACTACGCCCGTGGGTCGGCACGTGCTCTCCCGTTGACCCCTTTGCAGAAGGTGCGCAACAAGTTCGAAGAGATTCGCGATGCGCGTCTCGACATTCCGAGAGGTGCTACGCGATGA
- a CDS encoding amino acid ABC transporter ATP-binding protein, whose amino-acid sequence MTAELIDNAAYAVEARGIHKSFGALEVLAGVDLLVRKGEVTVILGPSGSGKSTLLRTLNHLEKVDRGTVRIDGELIGYRRKGNRLHELRDREILKQRSRIGFVFQNFNLFPHLTALENVVEAPLSAQKRDRDEVYREARALLERVGVADKADQYPRQLSGGQQQRVAIARALALRPAVILFDEPTSALDPELVGEVLEVLAQLARDGATLVIVTHEVGFAREVADTAVFMDGGVIVEQGPPSQVIDNPVHERTKAFLSRVL is encoded by the coding sequence ATGACTGCAGAACTGATCGACAATGCGGCGTATGCCGTTGAAGCGCGTGGGATCCATAAGTCATTCGGCGCCTTGGAAGTGCTTGCCGGAGTTGACCTCCTGGTCCGCAAGGGCGAGGTGACGGTCATCCTCGGGCCGTCCGGTTCCGGCAAGTCCACACTGCTGCGCACTCTCAATCATCTCGAGAAGGTCGATCGTGGCACCGTGCGCATCGACGGAGAACTGATCGGATACCGGCGCAAGGGAAATCGGCTCCACGAACTCCGCGACCGCGAGATTCTGAAGCAGCGCTCGCGCATCGGGTTCGTGTTCCAGAACTTCAACTTGTTCCCACATCTGACCGCACTCGAGAACGTCGTGGAAGCACCACTGTCGGCGCAGAAGCGCGACCGTGACGAGGTATACCGAGAAGCGAGGGCTTTGCTCGAAAGGGTGGGCGTAGCCGACAAGGCCGACCAATATCCGCGGCAGCTTTCCGGTGGCCAGCAGCAGCGTGTTGCTATCGCCCGAGCCTTGGCACTGCGGCCCGCAGTGATTCTCTTCGACGAACCGACGTCGGCGCTCGACCCCGAACTGGTCGGCGAAGTTCTCGAGGTACTGGCCCAATTGGCCCGTGACGGAGCCACTCTGGTCATCGTCACCCACGAGGTCGGGTTTGCCCGCGAAGTCGCCGATACCGCCGTGTTCATGGACGGCGGGGTGATCGTCGAGCAGGGTCCTCCATCACAGGTTATCGACAATCCGGTCCACGAACGCACCAAAGCTTTTCTCTCTCGCGTCCTCTGA
- a CDS encoding ABC transporter substrate-binding protein encodes MFSSSRRATFLISGLAVVGLLSAACSSADAEPDGGNTTAAAGYNLTVDQNRITADRVDVIAAEVPQAIRDRGTLRVTGSAGSAPPLRFYADDDKTLIGSETDFAYLIGDVLGLKVDLQTADWAQNFVRIDSGEADAFLSNVTVTEERKEKYDFATYRLDTLAFEAKKGSGISIKDPQDVAGLKIAVGSGTNQEALLVKWSEQNVAAGLAPTDISYYQNTTDYYLPLQSGRIDAYFGPNPSSQFHAKQSGETEVVGEFSGAGDTLQGQIAVLVKKDTGLIKAINDAINLTIENGTYQQILERWNITSEAVDTSLINPPGLPKTK; translated from the coding sequence ATGTTCTCCTCATCCCGTCGCGCTACCTTTCTTATCTCGGGTCTTGCAGTTGTCGGACTCCTGAGTGCTGCGTGCAGCAGTGCCGATGCCGAACCTGATGGCGGAAACACCACTGCTGCTGCGGGTTACAACCTCACTGTGGATCAGAATCGCATTACCGCCGATCGAGTGGACGTGATCGCAGCCGAGGTGCCCCAAGCTATTCGCGACCGTGGCACTCTGCGTGTCACCGGTAGTGCCGGATCTGCTCCGCCTCTGAGGTTCTACGCCGACGACGACAAGACATTGATCGGATCCGAAACCGACTTCGCCTACCTGATCGGTGACGTTCTCGGGTTGAAGGTAGACCTGCAGACAGCCGACTGGGCGCAGAATTTTGTTCGCATCGATTCCGGTGAGGCGGACGCATTCCTGTCCAATGTGACTGTCACAGAAGAACGTAAGGAAAAGTATGACTTCGCGACCTATCGCCTCGACACTTTGGCCTTCGAAGCGAAGAAGGGATCGGGAATCTCCATCAAGGACCCCCAGGACGTCGCGGGACTCAAGATAGCCGTCGGATCCGGAACCAATCAGGAAGCGCTGCTGGTCAAATGGAGTGAGCAGAACGTCGCGGCCGGCTTGGCGCCCACCGACATTTCCTACTACCAGAACACCACTGACTACTACCTGCCTTTGCAGTCCGGTCGTATTGACGCGTACTTCGGTCCGAACCCGTCTTCACAGTTCCATGCCAAGCAGTCGGGTGAAACCGAGGTGGTGGGGGAGTTCTCCGGCGCCGGTGACACTCTGCAAGGTCAGATTGCAGTGTTGGTGAAGAAGGACACCGGACTGATCAAGGCAATCAACGACGCCATCAACCTCACGATCGAAAACGGCACGTACCAGCAGATCCTCGAACGCTGGAATATCACCAGCGAAGCTGTGGACACCTCGCTGATCAATCCGCCCGGTCTCCCGAAGACCAAGTGA
- a CDS encoding FAD-dependent oxidoreductase, whose translation MSDIVDVIVIGGGLVGSSAAWQLAKRDRSVVQLEQYGPKHKHGASHGTSRIYRQAYDNHLYTGLAAAALPLWRELETTTDIGFLELTGAVDHGLPEAVLSKARILVEAGIKGEILTPAEASARWPGLRFDTTVLHHPDAGRLHADRAVTALKAGAAFAGAEVRHNTRVLSVVEASYGVDVITDGEALRARHVVIAAGAWTGELIDRSGFRSAIELPTLVTTQEQPAHFAPLDPGVHWPSFVHHAGAELTTAGIYGLGSDDGIKIGEHATGPVVTPETRDYIADAAGQHRLVEYAESWLPGVDSASVESVTCLYTSTPDSNFVIDRVGAVTVAAGFSGHGFKFGPALGELVSDLVDGNTLPPDLFRLGERGK comes from the coding sequence ATGAGTGACATCGTCGATGTGATTGTCATCGGTGGAGGGCTCGTCGGGTCCTCCGCCGCCTGGCAACTCGCCAAGCGAGACCGAAGCGTCGTTCAGCTCGAGCAGTACGGTCCGAAGCACAAACATGGTGCATCGCACGGCACCTCACGCATCTACCGGCAGGCCTACGACAATCACCTGTACACCGGCTTGGCTGCTGCGGCTTTGCCGCTGTGGCGGGAACTGGAGACCACAACCGATATCGGTTTCCTCGAGTTGACCGGGGCCGTCGACCATGGATTACCCGAAGCGGTTCTGAGTAAGGCGCGCATTCTGGTGGAGGCCGGAATCAAGGGTGAGATCCTGACTCCGGCCGAGGCATCCGCTCGTTGGCCGGGACTGCGATTCGACACCACCGTGCTGCATCACCCCGATGCGGGACGATTGCACGCCGACCGGGCGGTGACCGCGCTGAAGGCGGGAGCGGCATTCGCGGGAGCCGAGGTTCGCCACAACACGCGCGTGCTGTCGGTCGTGGAAGCGTCGTACGGTGTCGACGTCATCACTGACGGCGAGGCGCTACGGGCTCGGCATGTCGTGATTGCAGCCGGCGCGTGGACTGGAGAGTTGATCGATCGGAGCGGATTCCGTTCTGCGATCGAGTTGCCGACATTGGTTACGACGCAGGAACAGCCGGCACATTTTGCTCCTCTTGATCCGGGTGTTCATTGGCCCAGCTTCGTTCATCACGCCGGGGCTGAGTTGACCACTGCCGGGATCTACGGACTCGGATCCGATGATGGCATCAAGATCGGCGAGCATGCGACCGGCCCGGTCGTGACTCCGGAAACGCGAGACTACATCGCTGATGCTGCCGGTCAGCATCGGCTGGTGGAGTACGCCGAATCATGGTTGCCCGGTGTGGATTCGGCATCGGTGGAATCGGTCACCTGCCTGTACACCAGCACTCCGGACAGTAATTTCGTCATCGACCGCGTCGGCGCCGTCACCGTCGCCGCAGGCTTCTCGGGCCACGGATTCAAATTCGGGCCGGCGCTGGGCGAACTCGTATCGGATCTGGTAGACGGAAATACATTGCCTCCGGACCTGTTTCGACTGGGCGAGCGAGGAAAATGA
- a CDS encoding GNAT family N-acetyltransferase, with amino-acid sequence MTERLDSRNGGNAVTLELAGIGGVEVRSVSQTDPLAAPLIAELADEYSSRYGGTREAVFEDLTTYPAEEFATPCGALLVLVHDGQPIAGGAFRQFDSVTAELKRIWTSSDHRRRGLGKIVVRELELEIARRGYRKVYLTTGPRQPEAVALYLSCGYTPLYDATLSPLEVGIHPFEKELRIRHDYDRRVPAALPKTVSRDRDAWLHEVAASLRVIG; translated from the coding sequence ATGACCGAAAGACTTGATTCGAGAAATGGAGGAAACGCCGTGACTCTGGAACTCGCGGGAATCGGCGGTGTCGAGGTTCGTTCGGTGTCACAAACGGATCCGTTGGCCGCGCCGCTCATCGCGGAACTTGCCGACGAATACAGTTCGAGATACGGCGGAACTCGTGAAGCCGTGTTCGAGGATCTGACAACGTACCCGGCGGAAGAATTTGCGACGCCGTGCGGAGCGCTGCTGGTTCTGGTTCACGATGGTCAGCCGATTGCCGGTGGAGCATTTCGTCAATTCGATTCCGTTACTGCGGAATTGAAGAGGATCTGGACGTCGTCGGACCACCGGAGGCGAGGCCTCGGAAAGATTGTCGTCCGAGAACTGGAACTGGAGATCGCGCGTCGTGGCTACCGCAAGGTGTACCTGACGACGGGTCCACGGCAACCCGAAGCGGTGGCGCTGTATCTGTCTTGCGGATACACACCGTTGTATGACGCGACGCTGTCACCCCTCGAAGTGGGTATTCACCCGTTCGAGAAGGAACTGCGGATCCGGCACGACTATGACAGAAGGGTGCCGGCAGCCCTGCCCAAGACCGTCTCGAGGGATCGAGACGCCTGGCTCCACGAAGTCGCAGCAAGCTTGCGAGTAATCGGGTGA
- a CDS encoding LLM class flavin-dependent oxidoreductase encodes MSERNSEAFLVGLEFEGTGVHPHSWRREDSRAEELFTASYWVDLVTAADRGGVDLAFFPDSFALQAEGRQATRGRLEAVATAARLSAVTSRIGLIPTATVTHTEPFHISKAIASIDFSSSGRAGWQVEVSDTDVEVSLFGRKTLQSNESLWEEASEAIEVVSRLWDSWEDDAEIRDAATGRFIDRDKLHYIDFEGKNFSVKGPSITPRSPQGQPLITVDASRLEARELAVQRGDLIRISASDVNEASATARLVHDHAAKIDRCVRVLLDVDVLLGADRGAADDALAELEEWAAAPYVPKSLFYRGDSAGLIALLREIRGNSGLDGVVLRPLALASGVEKIAADVLPELNLRPRTGPTLRERLGFELPVNQFA; translated from the coding sequence ATGTCCGAGCGTAATTCCGAAGCATTTCTGGTCGGCCTCGAATTCGAGGGCACCGGAGTGCATCCCCATTCTTGGCGCCGCGAGGATTCGCGGGCCGAAGAACTCTTCACAGCGTCGTACTGGGTGGACCTTGTGACGGCCGCTGATCGCGGCGGAGTAGACCTCGCCTTTTTTCCGGATTCGTTTGCCCTGCAGGCAGAGGGCCGGCAGGCGACGCGTGGACGGCTCGAAGCGGTCGCGACCGCTGCTCGGCTGAGCGCAGTGACATCGCGGATCGGATTGATTCCCACCGCAACTGTCACACACACCGAACCGTTCCACATCTCCAAGGCAATCGCGAGCATCGACTTCTCTTCCTCCGGTAGGGCCGGGTGGCAGGTCGAGGTGTCGGATACCGACGTGGAGGTGTCCCTGTTCGGCCGGAAGACTCTGCAGAGCAACGAATCTTTGTGGGAGGAAGCGTCAGAAGCCATCGAGGTGGTCAGCCGGCTGTGGGACAGCTGGGAGGACGATGCCGAGATCCGTGACGCCGCGACCGGCCGATTCATCGATCGGGACAAGCTCCACTACATCGACTTCGAAGGAAAGAACTTCTCGGTCAAGGGGCCGTCCATTACCCCGCGTTCGCCGCAGGGACAGCCGCTGATCACCGTGGATGCGAGCCGCCTCGAGGCACGCGAGTTGGCCGTACAGCGCGGCGATCTCATCCGAATCTCTGCCTCCGACGTCAACGAGGCCAGTGCTACCGCTCGGCTGGTCCACGACCACGCTGCGAAGATCGACCGGTGCGTGCGAGTTCTGCTTGACGTCGACGTCCTGCTCGGGGCCGATCGGGGAGCGGCGGACGACGCGTTGGCCGAACTCGAAGAATGGGCCGCCGCGCCCTATGTACCGAAATCTCTGTTCTACCGCGGTGATTCCGCCGGGCTCATCGCTCTGCTTCGCGAGATTCGTGGAAATTCTGGTCTCGACGGTGTGGTCCTGCGACCGCTGGCCTTGGCATCCGGAGTGGAAAAGATCGCCGCCGACGTGCTGCCAGAACTGAATCTGCGACCGAGAACCGGCCCGACCCTACGCGAGCGGCTGGGATTCGAACTTCCCGTCAATCAGTTTGCGTAA
- a CDS encoding NtaA/DmoA family FMN-dependent monooxygenase (This protein belongs to a clade of FMN-dependent monooxygenases, within a broader family of flavin-dependent oxidoreductases, the luciferase-like monooxygenase (LMM) family, some of whose members use coenzyme F420 rather than FMN.) encodes MTQNRIRKQVHLGAHFPGVNNTTVWTDPASKSQIDFSSFEHLARSAERGLFDFFFLAEGLRLREHQGKVHDLDVVGRPDTFSILNAVAGVTTHLGVAGTINTTFNEPYELAKQFSSLDHLSDGRAAWNLVTSSDAFTGENFRRGGYLEHSQRYARANELVDAVRTLWDSWSTDRPLVDRERGIFATDQQVGQFSHTGEQFDISGRFELPRSPQGHPVLLQAGDSDEGREFGAAKADAIFTGHGTLDAGKAFYADVKGRLAKYGRTHADLKILPAATFVLGDNAADAQEKAYQIRRQQVGPQTAIAFLEQVWGRDLSQYDADGPLPKEDPTDDVNITRGRVRHVKDPRAVADQWRAKSEAENLSIRELIIEVTARQQFVGSAAEVAAEIDSYVQSDASDGFILVPHLTPAGLDEFIDTVVPELQDRGSFRTEYAGTTLRSHLGLRHPHEQAEGVRAS; translated from the coding sequence ATGACGCAGAACAGGATTCGCAAGCAAGTTCACCTGGGCGCGCACTTTCCCGGAGTGAACAACACCACGGTGTGGACCGACCCGGCTTCGAAGAGTCAAATCGATTTCAGCTCGTTCGAGCACCTTGCGCGCAGCGCTGAGCGCGGATTGTTCGACTTCTTCTTTCTTGCAGAAGGATTGCGGCTTCGCGAACATCAAGGCAAGGTTCACGACCTCGATGTTGTCGGGCGGCCCGACACCTTCAGCATCCTCAACGCAGTAGCGGGCGTGACCACACACCTCGGTGTGGCCGGAACGATCAACACCACCTTCAATGAACCCTACGAGCTGGCCAAACAGTTCTCCAGCCTCGATCATCTCTCCGACGGTCGCGCTGCCTGGAACCTGGTCACGTCCTCCGACGCCTTCACCGGAGAGAACTTCCGTCGCGGTGGGTATCTGGAGCACTCCCAGCGTTATGCCCGTGCCAATGAATTGGTAGATGCGGTACGGACCCTGTGGGACAGTTGGAGCACCGATCGACCACTGGTCGATCGTGAACGCGGGATTTTCGCAACAGATCAGCAGGTCGGCCAGTTCTCGCATACCGGAGAACAGTTCGACATCTCGGGGCGTTTCGAACTGCCGCGCAGTCCGCAAGGGCATCCAGTTTTGTTGCAAGCAGGCGATTCCGACGAAGGTCGAGAGTTCGGTGCCGCCAAGGCCGACGCCATCTTCACCGGTCACGGAACCCTCGACGCCGGCAAAGCCTTCTACGCAGACGTGAAGGGGCGTCTCGCCAAGTACGGACGAACGCACGCCGACCTCAAAATTCTCCCCGCCGCCACCTTCGTCCTCGGTGACAACGCTGCCGACGCACAGGAGAAGGCGTATCAGATCCGGAGGCAGCAGGTCGGCCCCCAGACCGCCATCGCCTTCCTCGAACAGGTGTGGGGCAGAGACCTTTCGCAGTACGACGCCGACGGTCCGCTTCCGAAGGAAGATCCGACGGACGACGTCAACATCACGCGTGGACGCGTCCGCCATGTCAAGGATCCCCGTGCTGTGGCGGATCAGTGGCGCGCAAAATCGGAGGCGGAGAACCTGAGCATCCGCGAACTCATCATCGAAGTGACTGCCCGCCAACAGTTTGTGGGTAGCGCTGCGGAGGTGGCAGCTGAGATCGACAGCTACGTTCAGAGCGATGCCAGTGACGGCTTCATCCTCGTTCCTCACCTCACGCCGGCTGGCCTCGACGAGTTCATCGACACCGTGGTGCCGGAACTGCAGGACCGCGGCAGTTTCCGCACCGAATACGCCGGAACCACACTGCGCAGCCACCTGGGTTTGCGCCATCCCCACGAGCAGGCTGAAGGAGTCCGCGCATCATGA